A region from the Streptomyces sp. 3214.6 genome encodes:
- a CDS encoding sugar porter family MFS transporter, which translates to MTTAQPTKSGTRTAHPDHLGHVIFIAAAAAMGGFLFGYDSSVINGAVEAIRDRYDVGSAALAQVIAIALIGCAIGAAYAGRIADRIGRIRVMQIAAVLFTVSAVGSALPFALWDFAMWRVVGGFAIGMASVIGPAYIAEVAPPAYRGRLGSFQQAAIVIGIAISQLVNWGLLNSADGDQRGKLMGLEAWQVMLGVMVVPAVLYGLLSFAIPESPRFLISVGKHDRAREILEEVEGNGSDLDARVTEIEHAMKSEHKSTFKDLLGGGFFFKPIVWIGIGLSVFQQFVGINVAFYYSSTLWQSVGVDPTDSFFYSFTTSIINIVGTVIAMIFVDRVGRKPLALIGSVGMVVGLALEAWAFSFDLVDGKLPATQGWIALIAAHVFVLFFALSWGVVVWVFLGEMFPNRIRAAALGVAASAQWIANWAITASFPSLADWNLSLTYMIYTVFAALSIPFVLKYVKETKGKALEEMG; encoded by the coding sequence GTGACCACAGCGCAGCCAACAAAGTCAGGAACCAGGACGGCTCACCCCGATCATCTCGGGCACGTCATCTTCATCGCGGCGGCGGCCGCGATGGGCGGCTTCCTCTTCGGCTACGACAGCTCCGTCATCAACGGCGCCGTCGAGGCGATCAGGGACCGCTACGACGTCGGCTCCGCGGCCCTGGCGCAGGTCATCGCCATCGCCCTGATCGGCTGCGCCATCGGCGCCGCCTACGCCGGACGGATCGCCGACCGCATCGGCCGCATCCGGGTCATGCAGATCGCCGCCGTGCTGTTCACCGTCAGCGCCGTCGGCTCGGCCCTGCCCTTCGCACTCTGGGACTTCGCCATGTGGCGCGTCGTCGGCGGCTTCGCCATCGGCATGGCCTCCGTCATCGGCCCCGCCTACATCGCCGAGGTCGCCCCGCCGGCCTACCGCGGCCGCCTCGGCTCCTTCCAGCAGGCCGCCATCGTCATCGGCATCGCCATCTCGCAGCTGGTCAACTGGGGCCTGCTGAACTCCGCCGACGGCGACCAGCGCGGCAAGCTCATGGGCCTGGAGGCCTGGCAGGTCATGCTCGGCGTGATGGTCGTCCCGGCCGTCCTCTACGGCCTGCTCTCCTTCGCCATCCCCGAGTCCCCCCGCTTCCTGATCTCCGTCGGCAAGCACGACCGCGCCCGCGAGATCCTCGAAGAGGTCGAGGGCAACGGCTCCGACCTGGACGCCCGCGTCACCGAGATCGAGCACGCCATGAAGAGCGAGCACAAGTCCACCTTCAAGGACCTGCTCGGCGGCGGCTTCTTCTTCAAGCCGATCGTCTGGATCGGCATCGGCCTGTCGGTCTTCCAGCAGTTCGTCGGCATCAACGTCGCGTTCTACTACTCCTCGACGCTGTGGCAGTCGGTCGGCGTCGACCCGACGGACTCGTTCTTCTACTCCTTCACGACCTCGATCATCAACATCGTCGGCACCGTGATCGCGATGATCTTCGTGGACCGCGTCGGCCGCAAGCCGCTCGCCCTCATCGGCTCCGTCGGCATGGTCGTCGGCCTCGCGCTGGAGGCCTGGGCGTTCAGCTTCGACCTGGTCGACGGCAAGCTCCCGGCCACGCAGGGCTGGATCGCCCTGATCGCCGCCCATGTGTTCGTCCTCTTCTTCGCCCTGTCCTGGGGTGTCGTCGTCTGGGTCTTCCTCGGCGAGATGTTCCCCAACCGGATCCGCGCCGCCGCCCTGGGCGTGGCCGCCTCCGCACAGTGGATCGCCAACTGGGCCATCACGGCGAGCTTCCCGTCCCTGGCCGACTGGAACCTCTCCCTGACCTACATGATCTACACGGTCTTCGCCGCGCTCTCCATCCCGTTCGTCCTCAAGTACGTCAAGGAGACGAAGGGGAAGGCGCTGGAGGAGATGGGCTGA
- the smc gene encoding chromosome segregation protein SMC has translation MHLKALTLRGFKSFASATTLRFEPGITCVVGPNGSGKSNVVDALSWVMGEQGAKSLRGGKMEDVIFAGTTGRPPLGRAEVSLTIDNSDGALPIEYAEVTITRIMFRNGGSEYQINGDTCRLLDIQDLLSDSGIGREMHVIVGQGQLDSVLHADPMGRRAFIEEAAGVLKHRKRKEKALRKLDAMQANLARVQDLTDELRRQLKPLGRQAAVARRAAVIQADLRDARLRLLADDLVRLREALRTEVADEAALKERKEAAEQELRKALQREALLEDEVRQLTPRLQRAQQTWYELSQLAERVRGTISLADARVKSATSTPPEERRGRDPEDMEREAARVREQEAELEAALEAAQHALDDTVAHRADLERELAAEERRLKDVARAIADRREGLARLNGQVNAARSRAASAQAEIDRLAAARDEAQERAVTAQEEYEALKAEVDGLDAGDQELGEQHETARRRLAEAEAALTAAREAATTAERRRAATQARHETLALGLRRKDGTGALLGARDRLGGLLGPAAELLTVTPGYEVPLAAAFGAAADALAVTTPSAAAEAIRLLRKQDAGRAPLLLSGAPEAAEQEPRPDGPPYAADLVRGPSELMPAVRRLLRGIVVVGTLEDAEELVYARPELTAVTAEGDLLGAHFAHGGSAGAPSLLEVQASVDEAAAELDELAVRCEELTRAQHAAGQRRKESAALVEELGERRRAADREKSAVAQQLGRLAGQARGAAGEAERSTAAAARAQEALDKAVEDAEVLAERLAVAEEMPVEEEPDTSVRDRLAADGANARQTEMEARLQVRTHEERVKGLAGRADSLDRAARAEREARARAEQRRARLRHEAAVAQAVGSGARQLLAHVEVSLGRAEAERVAADAAKARREQELAAARTAGRDLKAELDKLTDSVHRGEVLGAEKRMRIEQLETKALEELGVEPAGLVSEYGPHQLVPPSPPAEGEQLPEDPEDPRNQPRPFVRAEQEKRLKAAERAYQQLGKVNPLALEEFSALEERHKFLSEQLEDLKKTRADLLQVVKEVDERVEQVFTEAFRDTARQFEGVFSRLFPGGEGRLILTDPDNMLTTGVDVEARPPGKKVKRLSLLSGGERSLTAVAMLVSIFKARPSPFYVMDEVEAALDDTNLQRLIRIMQELQESSQLIVITHQKRTMEVADALYGVSMQGDGVSKVISQRLR, from the coding sequence GTGCACCTCAAGGCCCTGACCCTCCGGGGGTTCAAGTCGTTCGCCTCGGCGACCACGCTCCGGTTCGAACCGGGGATCACGTGTGTCGTCGGTCCGAACGGCTCGGGCAAGTCCAACGTCGTGGACGCCCTCAGCTGGGTCATGGGCGAACAGGGCGCCAAGTCGCTGCGCGGCGGCAAGATGGAGGACGTCATCTTCGCCGGCACCACCGGGCGCCCCCCGCTGGGCCGCGCCGAGGTGTCCCTGACCATCGACAACTCCGACGGCGCGCTGCCCATCGAGTACGCCGAGGTCACCATCACGCGGATCATGTTCCGCAACGGGGGCAGCGAGTACCAGATCAATGGTGACACCTGCCGCCTCCTGGACATCCAGGACCTGCTGTCCGACTCCGGCATCGGCCGCGAGATGCACGTCATCGTCGGCCAGGGCCAGCTCGACTCCGTCCTGCACGCCGACCCCATGGGCCGCCGCGCCTTCATCGAGGAGGCGGCGGGCGTCCTCAAGCACCGCAAGCGCAAGGAGAAGGCCCTCCGCAAGCTGGACGCGATGCAGGCCAACCTCGCGCGGGTGCAGGACCTGACCGACGAACTCCGGCGTCAGCTCAAGCCCCTGGGCCGCCAGGCGGCGGTGGCGAGAAGGGCCGCCGTCATCCAGGCGGACCTCAGGGACGCCCGGCTCCGCCTGCTGGCCGACGATCTCGTACGGCTGCGGGAGGCTCTGCGGACCGAGGTCGCCGACGAGGCCGCCCTCAAGGAGCGCAAGGAAGCCGCCGAGCAGGAGCTGAGGAAGGCCCTCCAGCGCGAAGCCCTCCTGGAGGACGAGGTCCGGCAGCTGACGCCGCGCCTCCAGCGCGCCCAGCAGACCTGGTACGAACTGTCCCAGCTCGCCGAACGCGTCCGCGGCACGATCTCGCTCGCCGACGCGCGCGTGAAGAGCGCCACCTCCACGCCCCCGGAGGAGCGGCGCGGGCGTGACCCCGAGGACATGGAGCGGGAGGCCGCCCGCGTCCGCGAGCAGGAGGCCGAACTGGAGGCCGCCCTGGAAGCGGCCCAGCACGCCCTGGACGACACCGTCGCCCACCGCGCCGACCTTGAGCGGGAGCTCGCCGCCGAGGAACGCCGCCTCAAGGACGTCGCCCGGGCCATCGCCGACCGCCGCGAGGGCCTGGCCCGGCTGAACGGCCAGGTCAACGCGGCCCGTTCACGCGCCGCCTCCGCCCAGGCCGAGATCGACCGCCTGGCCGCCGCCCGCGACGAGGCCCAGGAACGGGCCGTCACCGCGCAGGAGGAGTACGAGGCCCTGAAGGCGGAGGTCGACGGCCTCGACGCCGGCGACCAGGAACTGGGCGAACAGCATGAGACGGCCAGGCGGCGGCTCGCCGAGGCGGAGGCCGCCCTCACCGCCGCCCGCGAGGCGGCCACGACCGCCGAACGCCGGCGCGCCGCGACGCAGGCCCGCCACGAGACGCTGGCGCTGGGCCTGCGCCGCAAGGACGGCACGGGCGCGCTGCTCGGCGCCCGGGACCGCCTCGGCGGCCTGCTGGGCCCGGCGGCCGAACTGCTGACGGTGACCCCGGGATACGAGGTCCCGCTCGCCGCCGCCTTCGGGGCCGCGGCGGACGCCCTCGCCGTGACCACCCCGTCCGCCGCCGCCGAAGCGATTCGCCTCCTGCGCAAACAGGACGCCGGCCGGGCCCCGCTGCTGCTCAGCGGCGCCCCCGAGGCCGCGGAGCAGGAGCCACGGCCGGACGGCCCGCCGTACGCCGCCGATCTTGTCCGTGGTCCCTCCGAGCTGATGCCCGCGGTGCGGCGGCTGCTGCGGGGGATCGTCGTCGTCGGCACGCTGGAGGACGCCGAGGAACTTGTCTACGCGCGGCCCGAGCTCACCGCCGTCACCGCCGAGGGCGACCTGCTCGGGGCGCACTTCGCGCACGGGGGGTCGGCCGGGGCGCCGTCGCTGCTGGAGGTGCAGGCGTCCGTCGACGAGGCCGCAGCCGAGCTCGACGAGCTGGCCGTGCGGTGCGAGGAGTTGACCCGGGCGCAGCATGCGGCCGGTCAGCGGCGCAAGGAATCCGCCGCGCTCGTCGAGGAGTTGGGGGAGCGGCGGCGGGCCGCCGACCGGGAGAAGTCGGCCGTGGCCCAGCAGCTCGGGCGGCTCGCGGGCCAGGCGAGGGGTGCCGCGGGCGAGGCCGAGCGGTCCACCGCCGCCGCGGCGCGGGCACAGGAGGCGCTCGACAAGGCCGTAGAAGATGCCGAGGTGCTTGCCGAACGGCTGGCCGTCGCCGAGGAGATGCCGGTCGAGGAGGAGCCCGACACCTCCGTGCGGGACCGGCTCGCCGCCGACGGGGCAAACGCACGCCAGACCGAGATGGAGGCGCGGCTCCAGGTCCGTACACACGAGGAGCGGGTCAAGGGGCTGGCCGGACGGGCCGACTCGCTGGACCGGGCCGCGCGGGCGGAACGCGAGGCACGCGCGCGTGCCGAGCAGCGGCGGGCGCGGCTGCGGCACGAGGCCGCCGTCGCGCAAGCCGTGGGCTCCGGCGCACGGCAGCTGCTCGCGCACGTCGAGGTGTCCCTCGGGCGGGCCGAGGCGGAGCGGGTCGCCGCCGACGCGGCCAAGGCGCGGCGCGAGCAGGAACTGGCCGCCGCCCGCACCGCCGGGCGCGATCTCAAGGCCGAGCTCGACAAACTGACGGACTCGGTCCACCGGGGCGAGGTGCTCGGCGCCGAGAAGCGGATGCGGATCGAGCAGCTGGAGACCAAGGCGCTGGAGGAGCTGGGCGTGGAGCCCGCCGGGCTGGTCTCCGAGTACGGGCCGCATCAGCTCGTGCCGCCCTCGCCGCCCGCCGAAGGGGAGCAGCTCCCCGAGGACCCCGAGGATCCGCGCAACCAGCCCAGGCCGTTCGTGCGGGCCGAGCAGGAGAAGCGGCTGAAGGCGGCCGAGCGGGCGTATCAACAGCTCGGCAAGGTGAACCCGCTGGCCCTGGAGGAGTTCTCCGCGCTGGAGGAACGGCACAAGTTCCTCAGCGAGCAGTTGGAGGACCTCAAGAAAACCCGCGCCGACCTGCTTCAGGTGGTGAAGGAGGTCGACGAGCGCGTCGAGCAGGTCTTCACCGAGGCGTTCCGGGACACGGCGAGACAGTTCGAGGGGGTCTTCAGCCGGCTGTTCCCCGGTGGGGAGGGCCGGCTGATCCTGACCGATCCGGACAACATGCTCACCACGGGTGTGGACGTGGAGGCCCGGCCGCCGGGCAAGAAGGTCAAGCGGCTCAGCCTGCTCTCCGGCGGCGAGCGGTCGCTGACGGCCGTCGCGATGCTGGTGTCGATCTTCAAGGCCCGACCCAGCCCGTTCTACGTCATGGACGAGGTCGAGGCCGCCCTCGACGACACCAACCTGCAGCGACTCATCCGCATCATGCAGGAGCTGCAGGAGTCCTCGCAGCTGATCGTGATCACGCACCAGAAGCGCACGATGGAGGTCGCCGACGCGCTGTACGGCGTGTCCATGCAGGGCGACGGTGTCTCGAAGGTGATCAGTCAACGCCTCCGCTGA
- a CDS encoding acylphosphatase: MSEDVRLVAWVRGRVQGVGFRWFTRAKALEIGGLSGFALNLADGRVQVVAEGTREGCEGLLGWLLGDDTPGRVDGVTEIWDTPRGGYDGFAIR, from the coding sequence ATGAGCGAGGATGTACGGCTGGTCGCCTGGGTGCGCGGACGCGTCCAGGGCGTGGGATTCCGCTGGTTCACGCGGGCCAAGGCCCTGGAGATCGGCGGCCTGAGTGGCTTTGCTCTCAATTTGGCCGATGGACGGGTTCAAGTCGTCGCGGAGGGGACTCGTGAGGGGTGCGAGGGATTGCTGGGGTGGCTCCTGGGTGACGACACGCCCGGGCGCGTGGACGGAGTCACCGAGATCTGGGACACACCGCGCGGCGGCTACGACGGCTTCGCGATCCGCTGA
- a CDS encoding CAP domain-containing protein gives MGRHRRSAAGRAATGRATGVTQTHGSHADSNNPQDSYAGDRPTMGIAPYLNPEAYADSVAKSQEYLFATEDTYGHGGYGRDGYGHDGYGRDGYGHDDTAVFAADGFTPGGGAGPAGPGRGGASRRRKKRVVTPVKSGLLGVSAAVAIGTVAVATGVVPGLDNYRLGGDSVSGDKVQAAGSPTNSASEQGGTSGSADTERGSTSTSRDAGRSASPSAASPTPSTSTSSAAPTKTATEKPEATETTPSTEPRSTPSKSKKTVTKAPQRAESPVTVSAETQAAAEVLKLVNEERSKVGCSALSANSALSNLAEKFSDDMATRGFFDHTDPDGATPWDRAAKAGISDLGGENIARGQADAAAVMEAWMNSPGHRANILNCDFKTLGVGVHLGSGGPWWTQDFGY, from the coding sequence ATGGGACGCCACCGACGCTCCGCCGCCGGCCGCGCCGCCACGGGCCGCGCCACGGGGGTCACACAGACGCACGGCTCGCACGCGGACAGTAACAACCCCCAGGACTCGTACGCCGGCGACCGCCCCACGATGGGGATCGCGCCTTATCTGAACCCGGAGGCCTACGCCGACTCGGTCGCGAAGAGCCAGGAGTACCTGTTCGCCACGGAGGACACGTACGGCCACGGCGGCTACGGCCGCGACGGGTACGGCCACGACGGGTACGGCCGCGACGGGTACGGCCACGACGACACCGCGGTGTTCGCGGCCGACGGCTTCACGCCGGGCGGCGGCGCCGGCCCCGCGGGTCCGGGCCGGGGCGGTGCGAGCCGACGCCGGAAGAAGAGGGTCGTCACCCCGGTCAAGTCGGGTCTGCTCGGGGTGTCCGCGGCGGTCGCCATCGGCACCGTCGCCGTGGCCACGGGCGTGGTGCCCGGTCTCGACAACTACCGGCTCGGCGGCGACAGCGTCTCCGGAGACAAGGTCCAGGCCGCCGGCTCGCCGACCAACTCCGCCTCCGAGCAGGGGGGTACGTCCGGCTCCGCCGACACCGAGCGCGGCTCCACGTCGACCAGCCGCGACGCCGGCCGGTCCGCCTCCCCGTCCGCCGCCTCTCCCACCCCCTCCACCTCCACCTCGTCGGCGGCGCCGACCAAGACGGCCACCGAGAAGCCGGAGGCCACGGAGACCACGCCTTCGACGGAGCCACGGAGCACTCCGTCCAAGTCGAAGAAGACGGTGACCAAGGCGCCGCAGCGGGCCGAGTCGCCGGTGACGGTCTCGGCCGAGACGCAGGCGGCGGCCGAGGTGCTGAAGCTCGTCAACGAGGAGCGGTCCAAGGTCGGCTGCAGCGCCCTCTCCGCGAACAGCGCACTGTCCAACCTGGCCGAGAAGTTCAGCGACGACATGGCGACGCGGGGCTTCTTCGACCACACCGACCCGGACGGGGCGACCCCGTGGGACCGGGCGGCCAAAGCCGGCATATCCGACCTCGGCGGCGAGAACATAGCCCGGGGCCAGGCCGACGCGGCCGCGGTCATGGAGGCCTGGATGAACAGCCCCGGCCACCGGGCGAACATCCTGAACTGCGACTTCAAGACGCTGGGGGTCGGCGTCCACCTCGGGTCCGGCGGACCCTGGTGGACGCAGGACTTCGGGTACTAG
- a CDS encoding winged helix-turn-helix transcriptional regulator: MNITHVRAEDQDLPFNVFAKACPSRGTLEHVTGRWGGLTLGALYEGSLRFNELRRRVDGVSEKMLSQTLHSLERDGLVHREAQPTNPPRVDYELTPLGREVAERLLALIHLLEGRMGDVLTAREHYDGTRGAL; the protein is encoded by the coding sequence ATGAACATCACCCACGTGCGTGCGGAGGACCAGGACCTCCCGTTCAACGTCTTCGCCAAGGCCTGCCCCTCGCGTGGCACGCTGGAGCACGTCACGGGCCGCTGGGGCGGACTCACCCTCGGCGCGCTGTACGAGGGTTCGCTGCGCTTCAACGAGCTGCGCCGCCGGGTCGACGGCGTGAGCGAGAAGATGCTGTCCCAGACGCTGCACTCGCTGGAGCGCGACGGACTGGTGCATCGCGAGGCCCAGCCCACCAACCCGCCGCGCGTGGACTACGAGCTGACCCCGCTCGGGCGCGAGGTGGCCGAGCGCCTCCTCGCCCTCATCCACCTGCTGGAAGGGCGGATGGGCGACGTCCTCACGGCCCGCGAGCACTACGACGGGACGCGCGGCGCCCTCTGA
- the mutM gene encoding bifunctional DNA-formamidopyrimidine glycosylase/DNA-(apurinic or apyrimidinic site) lyase, producing MPELPEVEVVRRGLERWVAHRTVADAEVLHPRAVRRHAAGADDFAHRLKGHRIGTPSRRGKYLWLPLEDTDQAILAHLGMSGQLLVQPHEAPDEKHLRIRVRFADTLTSASPIAAGSTELRFVDQRTFGGLSLHDTTPDGLPDVIAHIARDPLDPLFDDEAFHQALRRRRTTIKRALLDQSLISGVGNIYADEALWRARLHYERPTATFTRPRTLELLGHVRDVMNAALAVGGTSFDSLYVNVNGESGYFDRSLDAYGREGLPCRRCATPMRRRPWMNRSSYFCPKCQRAPRVPS from the coding sequence ATGCCCGAGTTGCCCGAGGTCGAGGTCGTCCGGCGCGGTCTGGAGCGGTGGGTCGCCCATCGCACGGTCGCCGACGCCGAGGTGCTGCATCCGCGTGCCGTACGCCGTCACGCGGCCGGTGCCGACGATTTCGCGCACCGCCTCAAGGGCCACCGCATCGGCACCCCGAGCCGGCGCGGCAAGTACCTGTGGCTGCCGCTGGAGGACACCGATCAGGCGATCCTGGCCCACCTCGGCATGAGCGGCCAGCTCCTGGTCCAGCCGCACGAGGCCCCCGACGAGAAACACCTGCGCATCCGCGTGCGCTTCGCCGACACACTGACATCAGCCTCCCCCATCGCGGCGGGGTCCACCGAACTGCGCTTCGTCGACCAGCGCACCTTCGGCGGCCTGTCCCTGCACGACACCACCCCCGACGGCCTGCCGGACGTCATCGCGCACATCGCCCGCGACCCCCTCGACCCGCTGTTCGACGACGAGGCCTTCCACCAGGCGCTGCGCCGCAGACGCACCACCATCAAGCGGGCCCTGCTCGATCAGTCGCTGATCAGCGGCGTCGGCAACATCTACGCGGACGAGGCGCTGTGGCGCGCCCGCCTCCACTACGAGCGTCCGACCGCGACCTTCACGCGTCCGCGCACACTCGAACTCCTGGGCCATGTCCGAGACGTGATGAACGCGGCCCTCGCCGTCGGCGGCACCAGCTTCGACAGCCTCTATGTCAACGTCAACGGCGAGTCGGGCTACTTCGACCGGTCCCTGGACGCGTACGGCCGGGAGGGCCTGCCCTGCAGGCGATGCGCCACGCCGATGCGCCGGCGCCCGTGGATGAACCGGTCCAGCTACTTCTGCCCGAAGTGTCAGAGGGCGCCGCGCGTCCCGTCGTAG
- the rnc gene encoding ribonuclease III translates to MSDAKKQSLRASGGGPAENTASSHTLLEGRLGYQLESALLVRALTHRSFAYENGGLPTNERLEFLGDSVLGLVVTDTLYRTHPDLPEGQLAKLRAAVVNSRALAEVGRGLELGSFIRLGRGEEGTGGRDKASILADTLEAVIGAVYLDQGLDAASELVHRLFDPLIEKSSNLGAGLDWKTSLQELTATEGLGVPEYLVTETGPDHEKTFTAAARVGGVSYGTGTGRSKKEAEQQAAESAWRAIHAAAEERAKAAKAAKAVETVDGSPDPESASA, encoded by the coding sequence ATGTCTGACGCCAAGAAGCAGTCTCTCCGCGCAAGCGGAGGTGGCCCGGCGGAGAACACGGCCTCGTCCCACACGCTTCTGGAAGGGCGGCTCGGCTATCAGCTCGAGTCCGCCCTTCTGGTGCGTGCGCTGACCCACCGTTCCTTCGCGTACGAGAACGGCGGCCTGCCGACGAACGAGCGGCTGGAGTTCCTCGGGGACTCCGTGCTCGGCCTCGTCGTCACGGACACGCTGTACCGCACCCACCCCGACCTGCCCGAAGGCCAACTGGCCAAGCTGCGGGCCGCGGTGGTCAACTCGCGTGCGCTGGCGGAGGTCGGTCGCGGCCTTGAACTCGGCTCCTTCATCCGGCTCGGCCGGGGTGAAGAGGGCACGGGCGGCCGGGACAAGGCATCCATCCTCGCCGACACCCTCGAAGCGGTGATCGGCGCGGTCTATCTCGACCAGGGCCTCGACGCGGCCTCCGAACTGGTACACCGCCTGTTCGACCCGCTGATCGAGAAGTCCTCGAACCTCGGTGCCGGCCTGGACTGGAAGACCAGCCTCCAGGAGCTCACCGCGACCGAAGGGCTCGGCGTCCCCGAGTACCTGGTCACGGAGACCGGCCCCGATCACGAGAAGACCTTCACTGCTGCCGCCCGCGTCGGAGGCGTCTCGTACGGCACCGGCACCGGCCGCAGCAAGAAGGAGGCGGAGCAACAAGCCGCCGAGTCCGCCTGGCGCGCGATCCACGCCGCGGCGGAAGAGCGTGCCAAGGCGGCGAAGGCGGCAAAGGCCGTCGAGACCGTCGACGGCAGCCCGGACCCCGAGTCCGCCTCCGCCTGA
- the rpmF gene encoding 50S ribosomal protein L32, with amino-acid sequence MAVPKRKMSRSNTRHRRSQWKAAVPTLVACERCHEPKLQHIACPSCGTYNKRQVLEV; translated from the coding sequence GTGGCTGTTCCGAAGCGGAAGATGTCGCGCAGCAACACGCGCCACCGCCGGTCGCAGTGGAAGGCTGCGGTCCCCACCCTGGTTGCGTGCGAGCGCTGCCACGAGCCCAAGCTGCAGCACATCGCGTGCCCGTCTTGTGGCACCTACAACAAGCGCCAGGTCCTCGAGGTCTGA
- a CDS encoding YceD family protein, with amino-acid sequence MALNARLDHRKPLVFDTHELGRRPGALQRLTREIDAPKDLGIQGVIGVPEGAPVELELRLESVMEGVLVTGTVRAQAEGECVRCLEPLELELEADFQEMFSYPDADDRGRPKAEPVDDAEEDEDRLFIEDGLFDLEPVLRDAVVLALPMQPVCQDDCLGLCSECGARLTDDPDHHHDAVDVRWAALQGLAGSLGDGEKDEMSGGALPSAHADEKQEK; translated from the coding sequence ATGGCCCTGAACGCCCGCCTCGACCACCGCAAGCCTCTCGTGTTCGACACGCATGAGCTGGGGCGGCGGCCCGGTGCGCTGCAGCGCCTGACCCGCGAGATCGACGCTCCCAAGGATCTCGGGATCCAGGGAGTGATCGGAGTGCCGGAAGGCGCTCCGGTGGAGCTCGAACTCCGGCTCGAGTCGGTCATGGAAGGGGTGCTCGTCACAGGCACCGTCCGTGCACAGGCCGAGGGGGAGTGCGTAAGGTGTCTGGAGCCGCTGGAGCTGGAGCTCGAAGCGGACTTCCAGGAGATGTTCTCGTACCCTGACGCCGATGACCGGGGCCGCCCCAAGGCGGAGCCGGTCGACGACGCCGAGGAAGACGAGGACAGGCTCTTCATCGAGGACGGCCTGTTCGACCTCGAGCCCGTGCTGCGCGATGCGGTGGTGCTCGCACTGCCGATGCAGCCGGTGTGCCAGGACGACTGCCTGGGCCTGTGCTCCGAGTGCGGAGCGCGGCTCACGGACGACCCGGACCACCACCACGACGCCGTCGACGTTCGTTGGGCGGCACTGCAGGGACTCGCCGGTTCACTCGGAGACGGCGAGAAGGACGAGATGAGCGGCGGCGCGCTTCCTTCAGCGCACGCCGACGAGAAGCAGGAGAAGTAG
- a CDS encoding cell division initiation protein, with amino-acid sequence MDVQKKLDEIVTAVSSARSMPMSASCVVNRADLLALLEEVRAALPDSLAQAQELIGGRDQMVEQARQEAERIISTAHAERGSLISDTEIARRSQAEADRILAEARKEAEDVRAEADDYVDSKLANFEVVLTKTLGSVGRGREKLLGTGPGVDENGYEDEDAPERSHDPETLRRDADTYVDTKLGAFEAVLAKTLEAVGRGRQKLHGRIATDDLGALADDSTTFQHSSDADYLADLTALAEQDAAAAGQPAQQPYEQPQEAYAAYQQQPDPYAGAYGQQQGYGQQDAYGYQQADPYSSTFEYGQAAGAPHQGYDTQQAAYDPHQAAQQPQQSHQPQQHQSQQGYALDETSLFDTGMISAEQLRAYEQERGL; translated from the coding sequence GTGGACGTGCAGAAGAAGCTCGACGAGATCGTCACGGCGGTCTCCAGTGCCCGGTCGATGCCGATGTCGGCCTCGTGCGTGGTCAACCGCGCGGACCTGCTCGCCCTGCTCGAAGAGGTGCGCGCGGCTCTGCCCGACTCGCTCGCCCAGGCCCAGGAGCTGATCGGCGGCCGGGACCAGATGGTCGAGCAGGCCCGCCAGGAGGCCGAGCGGATCATCTCCACCGCGCACGCCGAGCGCGGCTCCCTCATCTCCGACACCGAGATCGCCCGTCGCTCCCAGGCCGAGGCCGACCGCATCCTCGCCGAGGCCCGCAAGGAGGCCGAGGACGTCCGTGCGGAGGCCGACGACTACGTCGACTCCAAGCTCGCGAACTTCGAGGTCGTCCTCACCAAGACGCTCGGCTCCGTCGGCCGCGGCCGCGAGAAGCTCCTCGGCACCGGCCCGGGCGTCGACGAGAACGGTTACGAGGACGAGGACGCCCCCGAGCGCAGCCACGACCCGGAGACCCTGCGCCGCGACGCCGACACCTACGTCGACACCAAGCTGGGCGCCTTCGAGGCCGTTCTCGCCAAAACCCTGGAGGCGGTCGGCCGCGGCCGTCAGAAGCTGCACGGCCGCATCGCCACGGACGACCTCGGCGCACTCGCCGACGACAGCACGACGTTCCAGCACTCCTCCGACGCCGACTACCTCGCCGACCTGACCGCCCTCGCCGAGCAGGACGCGGCGGCGGCCGGCCAGCCCGCCCAGCAGCCGTACGAGCAGCCGCAGGAGGCCTACGCCGCCTACCAGCAGCAGCCGGACCCGTACGCCGGCGCCTACGGCCAACAGCAGGGCTACGGCCAGCAGGACGCGTACGGCTACCAGCAGGCCGACCCCTACTCCTCCACCTTCGAATACGGTCAGGCGGCAGGAGCCCCCCATCAGGGCTACGACACCCAGCAGGCCGCCTACGACCCCCACCAGGCCGCGCAACAGCCCCAGCAGTCGCACCAGCCCCAGCAGCACCAGTCCCAGCAGGGGTACGCGCTCGACGAGACCAGCCTCTTCGACACCGGCATGATCAGTGCCGAACAACTGCGCGCCTACGAGCAGGAACGCGGCCTGTAG